The genomic DNA CTTTATGAGTACAAGGCCCTGGTCATTTGTGGTCCCAGCTGCTAGATATcaagtttgtatttattatgaaaatgtttacatgctgtcTCTTTTCTAGATATACTATTGGATCAATAAGACTGCCCAGGAACACCCAGACATGGTCAAAGTCATCCTGATTGGCTCATCATATGAAAAACGCCCACTTTACGTTCTCAAGGTTCCCCAAGCTGCCTTCTTAGCAATGACTCATACAATTATTATATTTTGAAGTAATGTCATTTTCATAGTCAGTTTATAAGTCCTAGTCATTTTATACAAGCAACAGTCACATCCTCATCATCTGATCAAATTATTGCATTTCTCTGTTCTCTTTTTCAGTTGTCTGGACGACAAGAGAGAGCTGAAAAGAGAGCAATATGGATTGACTGTGGCATTCATGCTAGAGAGTGGATCTCCCCAGCTTTCTGCCTGTGGTTTGTGCAATATGTCAGTACCTTGTTCCTAAAATCCCGATTCTCTACCAACTTATATTCTATCTATTCTGATAGGCCATACTGTATACATATTTGGTTATATAGCGTCTTCATAACTCGTTGGTTATGAAGTACGATTGAAAATGTTTATGATGGCTCTGGACTTGTATTAAATCGTATTGCTCACTATTTTGATTTGGAACATAGACAGCTATATTAAACTTTTGACTCTTCCTTGTGCTCTTTCCTCAGTCCTTGAATTTCTATAATCTAAACAATGACATCACTGAGATGCTGAACAGTATGGACATCTATGTGCTGCCTGTCATGAACCCGGATGGATACAAGTACACATGGACAACGGTAAAGAATAAGACAATTAATATGAAATTGAGTCAGTGGTTGCGTTCCGGGACGACAACATTGCAGACGTGGTATTGACCAATAGTTGTGTGCCACCTCATCGACTGCGCAGTCGTGCGTCAGATTGCTATGTGATGTGGTTAGCTCATATGATAAACACCGATCCAGTGAGATCTGGCATGAGTCTGCAATGTCAGTCTGGAATGCTGCCAGTGCCTTCAAATATGTCACTCWGAGCTACACAAAAATGGTAATCTCTACGGGCACTGTGCATCATATGGACATACTTAGTGCATATGAATGATCTATGAGTCTAGATCCATGATCTAACAATATATCATTTTTAACACACAGATCCATTCCACTCACTCCTAAACAACTCAACTTTATTCTGCATAATGTATATACAGAATGTCAGAGAGATTTTATATTTTGTGAGTTTACAACTCAACTTTATTCTGCATAATGTATATACAGAATGTCAGAGATTTTGTGAGTTTACGTCAGTGTACGTTTTATGAGTATATGGCAGTTGGCTATATGTTTTGAGGGGATACAGTATGTcagtatttgttttgttattataaTGTGTGTGCTCCTTTATTTGACCAGAACCGAATGTGGAGAAAGAACCGTTCCTTGAGCAAGGAAAGCAACTGTGTTGGAACCGACCTCAATAGAAACTTTGACGCAAACTGGGGCAGTAAGTCTGAAATGGAAACTGAACTGGCAGCTTGAGGGCTACTGGTCTCTGATCCCACATACAAACTACTGCCGTTGTTCCCTTGAGCAAGCCTCTTATCCCTAAAATTGCTCTCCATCCAGAGGCGTTGCACAGCAACTGACTCTGTGACgctcaacgtgtgtgtgtttctgggggTGTTTGGAAAAAGGCAGAAGATGACTTTGCGTTCTAAGCAAATGGAAAATAAACGTTCTATTATattccctctgcagcaaagggaGCCTCCAACAGGCCCTGTGATGAGATATACTGCGGCCAGTTCCCAGAGTCGGAGCCTGAGGCGGAAGCCGTGGCTAACTTCTTGCGCAGCCACAAAGACTCGGTAAAGCTTTATCTCTCCATCCATTCCTATGGTCAGATGCTGCTCTTCCCATACTCCTGCTCCAATGAGGAGGTGCCTAACCACGCCGAGTTGGTGAGTTGTTGGGAGAGATGAATGGGCGGATGAAACCTAGGGATTACATATTAGGCATTAATTTGCAGTTGATAAAGGTGTTTGTAAGTAGCTAATTAGGCCAATATTCTGTATAATTAGCCATTTATTAAGCCTTTTCAGCGTTTTCCTATTCACACAAACAATAAATGGCTAATAGTACCTGAAATGGCATAAGTTGCTACTTATAAATGCCTATATAGTGATCCATATACTGTTTTTTGAACAGTCAGTAAATATTATMaccccaaaaaatgctaacctcccctggtattggtaatggtgagaggttagcatgtgggTGTCTTTGTGCTTCTAATGCTTTCtcaatcatcattattcacgattcattcaggctTATCCGTAATTATGGTAAGCAAGTGTTcagaaatatattatattcttatttacaatcaaagtgactccaaaatgacactacattatttaccgttaatttctattgggcacaaaataatctttaacgcatccaacaagtttgtagagtctaTAGCTTGACGAAGTCATTTCGTGCTGGGAatttgggaccaaatactaagcttttgtataagggcacaaggcgagacccaaatgcagacacaggaggcaggtgATTGAGCTCCGATACTTATTataccaaaaggggtaggcaaaaggcaggtcggggacaggcgagagttcataaactaYgtcagagtccaaacagtaccaggcgataggcaggctcgaggtcagaacagacagtggtcaggcaggcggatacGACMtcaggacaggcaagggtcaaaatccaggagggctaggaaaaaacagagactgggaaaaataggagctaggagaaacgctggttgacttggcaaaacaagacgaactggcacagagagacaggaaacacagggataaatacaccggggactaatggagaaaacaggagacacctggaggtgggtggagacaatcacagacaggtgaaacagatcagggcttgacattttgactactttaatacaatttgtccaaatacttttggttccctaaactatgtacaaaaagtgctgtaattaccctcaaattaaagctgacagtctgcactttaacatcaaagtcattgtatcatttcaaatccaaagtgctggagtacagagctaaAACAGCAAactgtgtcactgtccaaatacttttggacctcactgtatataatcaacaacaaaaaaatgtactttattttttttaattaactgtgttccattgttttttttttaacagtttgaGCTTGTACAGGATGCAGCCATGAAAATCAGAAGATACTACAGGAACAACTACAAATATGGCGCATCAGCAAAAACAATATGTGAGTCAGTCTTCatcagagttggggtcaattccattttacaTTTTGTCAACTCAGGAAGCATTGGAATGAattaattgaccccaaccctggtctcCATCAAAAACAACATTGTGATACTCACAGAATTTTGTCTGTATCACATAGGTTGGCGAGGCAGMCAGCAAGGTTGCAAACCAAATGTTGGCTAGAAGCATGGGGATATACTGTTTAGATGCTTTTCCCAGTGGAGATTATGTTTatgaattgcctggctgggctgtgggacagtggatgCACATTGATAATTCAAATGGAAATGTTAACATGCATTTACCCGGGAATTATTGTGAATAACTCCTGGCTATCAGCATCCAAATATACCGTTTAATACAACCTGGTCttagagcatttcgtattattctgtacgtaaatctgttagtatgatatgttacttttcgtatagtatgtattaatttgtgaatgtccatcacCCAATTcatataatatgttacgaattacaattcgtattacactaaacaaaaatataaacgcaacaatttcaaagattttactcagtTAGTTtctttaaggaaatcagtcactgtaaataaattcattaggccctagtctatggatgactgggaatacagatattcatcggttggtcacagatacagtatatcttaaacaaaaaaaagtaaggggcgaagatcagaaaaccagtcagcatctggtgtgaccaccatttgcctcatagagttgatcaggctgttgattgtggcctatggaatattgtcccactcctcttcaaaggctgtgcgaagttgctggatattggcaggaactagaATGCACTGTCATACAAGTCGATgggggacatgtctggtgaggacgcaggtca from Salvelinus sp. IW2-2015 linkage group LG27, ASM291031v2, whole genome shotgun sequence includes the following:
- the cpb2 gene encoding carboxypeptidase B2, giving the protein MLTKHLAQVLDTLNMKALLIWAVLLNFYKLLQTSDCTSTHDQVLSIQVTTHQQADIVRNISSQYETVLWSPASPEYIGAHTEVHLFVPANNLGTVTDLLRTHHLTHQVLLDNTEELIEMQTRNESSDPRSSASYYERYHSLEDIYYWINKTAQEHPDMVKVILIGSSYEKRPLYVLKLSGRQERAEKRAIWIDCGIHAREWISPAFCLWFVQYSLNFYNLNNDITEMLNSMDIYVLPVMNPDGYKYTWTTNRMWRKNRSLSKESNCVGTDLNRNFDANWGTKGASNRPCDEIYCGQFPESEPEAEAVANFLRSHKDSVKLYLSIHSYGQMLLFPYSCSNEEVPNHAELFELVQDAAMKIRRYYRNNYKYGASAKTIYLAPGGSDDWAYNLGIHYSFTFELEDRGRYGFLLPPSLISKACNEALLALKSIALRVIQKTQPQP